Proteins encoded together in one Opisthocomus hoazin isolate bOpiHoa1 chromosome 27, bOpiHoa1.hap1, whole genome shotgun sequence window:
- the CILP2 gene encoding cartilage intermediate layer protein 2 — MAELALALLALAALHGAGATEPLENDSEPGKSGAEGKPWKAAPSPAELDLDTAGGGAEWTSWFNIDHPGGDGDYESLEAIRFYYRGRVCERPVAVQARTTEWELPEEVGEVVHVSPKKGFRCVNKEQPRGKTCSNYHVRFLCPLEHIYWSHWSPWSPCSRSACGSSGTQTRTRRCVSARLAAALKELKCKGKAAERRPCSAGPCPESAWTEWGAWGPCSRSCGGSGTRVRRRSCKKAKKTPCAGRPAEVQKCPPSPCPACAEHVLRGTVVSADGAALPDARIYLEGRPPVPLARSDARGRFAAAGLCPGAAANVSAHRQGFAPGVAPVVFNGSGVAVAHVRLRRLEKPYMVLHPKAKVRVAGQEVTFCCKASGTPVPKKYYWYHNGTLLPRKEHRYGSRLALRGLAPEQAGTYHCKASTEAGAIRSVPAQLTVLAEGQQSCKPEPEPSLVELPGECPQDAAGSRYYDVGRCPPAPCAGSPAERSECGADAGRCCGVRRMELREVPCAGSLLPVKVVVECGCGPCAQPRVLVQGRVTAADTGEPLRFGQIFLGGRKVGFTGYKGSFTIEVPPDTQRLVARFVDRQQRFVDAVKVLPFNRRGGAVYQEVKMLRKKEPVDLDGSRSNAIPLGEARGREPVGELVLPAGTFLRPSGEVFRGTVKASVTFLDPRDMATAGAASSDLSFADAEGEIVPLRTYGMFAVDFREGETGAALQTGPVEVRMDAGQVWMPEHLQKMKLWSLNPETGLWEEEGVLQPAGGSRGKREERTFLVGNLEIRERRLFNLDVPEDRRCFVKVRAYSNEKFNPYEQLEGVVISLINLEPQPGYPANPRAWGRFDSVVTGPNGACLPAFCDGQRPDAYSAYVTATLGGEELEAVASSPKLNPNAVGVSQPYLGKLGYRRLDHDDPDLKKTAFQINVAKPDPNNVDETNGPIYPYRSLEECEKAPVSANHLRFYRVEVDKYEYNVVPFKESDLTSWTGDYLSWWPNPQEFRACFIKVQIEGPQEYMVRSRNVGGSHPRTRGQLYGLRDTRSVRDTLLENTSGACVEFKCSGMLFDQSLVDRTLVSIVPQGSCRRTAVNSLLRDYLSRHPPAAENNHTAAFSMLAPVDPLGHNYGIYTVTDQNPRLAKEIAIGRCFDGTSDGFSREMKADVGTAVTFTCQERPAGRESFFQRLLTAPAEALDEIRREMGAREMRRAPPEVLDFASGARAPGPTATRRTPSSRRRMGQMRGQP, encoded by the exons ATGGCGGAGCTGGCCTTGGCCCTCCTGGCTCTTGCCGCCCTGCACGGTGCCGGGGCAACAG AGCCCCTGGAGAACGACTCGGAGCCGGGGAAGAGCGGCGCGGAGGGGAAGCCCTGgaaagcagcccccagcccagctgagcTCGACCTGGACACGGCAG GCGGAGGGGCCGAGTGGACGTCCTGGTTCAACATCGACCAccccgggggggacggggactaCGAGAGCCTGGAGGCCATTCGCTTCTACTACCGCGGGCGTGTCTGCGAGCGGCCGGTGGCCGTCCAGGCCCGCACCACCGAGTGGGAGCTGCCCGAGGAGGTGGGCGAGGTGGTGCACGTCAGCCCCAAGAAGGGCTTCCGCTGCGTCAACAAGGAGCAGCCGCGGGGCAAGACCTGCTCCAACTACCACGTCCGCTTCCTCTGCCCGCTGG aacaCATCTACTGGTCGCACTGGTCGCCCTGGAGCCCCTGCTCGCGCAGCGCCTGCGGCAGCAGCGGCACCCAGACCCGCACCCGCCGCTGCGTCAGCGCCCGGCTGGCGGCCGCGCTCAAGGAGCTCAAGTGCAAGGGCAAAGCTGCCGAGCGACGGCCGTGCAGCGCCGGACCCTGCCCAG AGTCGGCGTGGACGGAGTGGGGTGCCTGGGGCCCCTGTTCCCGCAGCTGCGGCGGCAGCGGGACACGCGTCCGGCGCCGGAGCTGCAAGAAAGCCAAGAAGACGCCGtgcgccggccgccccgccgagGTGCAGAAATgccccccctcgccctgcccaG CCTGCGCCGAGCACGTGCTGCGGGGCACCGTCGTCTCCGCTGATGGCGCGGCGTTGCCGGACGCCCGCATCTACCTGGAGGGCCGGCCGCCGGTGCCCCTGGCCCGCAGCGATGCCCGCGGGCGCTTCGCCGCGGCGGGGCTGTGCCCGGGCGCCGCGGCCAACGTCAGCGCCCACCGCCAGGGCTTCGCCCCGGGGGTGGCACCCGTCGTCTTCAACGGCTCCGGCGTGGCGGTGGCACACGTGAGGCTGCGCAGGCTGG AGAAGCCCTACATGGTGCTGCACCCCAAGGCGAAGGTGCGGGTGGCCGGGCAGGAGGTGACTTTCTGCTGCAAAGCCTCTGGCACCCCCGTGCCCAAGAAATACTACTG gTACCACAACGGGACGCTGCTGCCGAGGAAGGAGCACCGGTATGGCAGCCGGCTGGCGCTGCGGGGGCTGGCGCCGGAGCAGGCTGGCACCTACCACTGCAAAGCCAGCACCGAGGCGGGTGCCATCCGCTCGGTGCCGGCGCAGCTGACCGTGCTGG CCGAGGGCCAGCAGAGCTGcaagccggagccggagccgagCCTCGTGGAGCTGCCCGGAGAGTGCCCGCAGGACGCTGCCGGGTCCCGCTACTACGACGTGGgtcgctgcccgcccgccccgtgCGCCGGCAGCCCGGCCGAGCGGTCAGAGTGCGGGGCGGACGCGGGGCGCTGCTGCGGGGTGCGGAGGATGGAGCTGCGGGAGGTCCCCTGCGCCGGGTCCCTGCTGCCCGTCAAGGTGGTGGTGGAGTGCGGCTGCGGACCCTGCGCCCAGCCCCGCGTCCTGGTGCAGGGACGGGTGACGGCGGCTGACACCGGCGAGCCCCTGCGCTTCGGGCAGATCTTCCTGGGCGGGAGGAAGGTCGGCTTCACTGGCTACAAGGGTTCCTTCACCATCGAGGTGCCGCCGGACACCCAGCGCTTGGTGGCTCGCTTCGTAGACCGGCAGCAGAGGTTCGTGGATGCTGTCAAGGTCCTGCCCTTCAACCGCCGCGGCGGTGCTGTCTACCAGGAGGTGAAGATGCTGCGGAAGAAGGAGCCGGTGGATCTGGACGGCAGCCGGAGCAACGCCATCCCGCTGGGGGAGGCGAGGGGCCGGGAGCCCGTCGGGGAGCTCGTCCTTCCCGCTGGCACCTTCCTCCGTCCCTCCGGGGAGGTCTTCAGGGGCACGGTCAAAGCCAGCGTCACCTTCCTAGACCCCAGGGACATGGCGACGGCCGGCGCTGCCTCCAGCGACCTCAGCTTCGCCGATGCCGAGGGGGAGATCGTCCCCCTGAGGACCTACGGCATGTTTGCCGTGGATTTTCGGGAAGGGGAGACGGGCGCAGCACTGCAGACGGGGCCGGTGGAGGTGCGGATGGACGCGGGGCAGGTCTGGATGCCGGAGCACCTGCAGAAGATGAAGCTGTGGTCCTTGAACCCTGAGACCGGcttgtgggaggaggagggggtccTCCAGCCGGCCGGGGGAAGccgggggaagagggaggagaggacCTTCCTGGTGGGGAACCTGGAGATCCGGGAGCGGCGTCTCTTCAACCTGGACGTGCCGGAGGACCGCCGCTGCTTCGTCAAGGTCAGGGCTTACAGCAACGAGAAGTTCAACCCCTACGAGCAACTGGAAGGGGTGGTCATCAGCCTCATCAACCTGGAGCCGCAGCCGGGCTACCCCGCCAACCCCCGGGCGTGGGGTCGCTTCGACAGCGTGGTGACAGGTCCCAACGGCGCCTGCCTGCCCGCTTTCTGCGACGGCCAGCGCCCCGACGCCTACTCAGCGTACGTCACCGCCACGCTGGGcggggaggagctggaagctgtgGCCTCCAGCCCCAAGCTCAACCCCAATGCCGTCGGGGTGTCCCAGCCCTACCTGGGCAAGCTGGGCTACCGCCGGCTGGACCACGATGACCCCGACTTGAAGAAGACGGCTTTCCAGATCAACGTGGCCAAGCCCGACCCCAACAACGTTGACGAGACCAATGGTCCCATCTACCCTTACCGCAGCCTCGAGGAGTGCGAGAAGGCACCAGTCAGCGCCAACCACCTCCGTTTCTACCGCGTGGAAGTGGACAAGTACGAGTACAACGTGGTGCCCTTCAAGGAGAGTGACCTGACCTCCTGGACCGGCGACTACCTCTCGTGGTGGCCCAACCCGCAGGAGTTCAGGGCTTGTTTCATCAAGGTGCAGATCGAGGGGCCACAGGAGTACATGGTGAGGTCCCGTAACGTGGGGGGCAGCCACCCCCGCACCCGGGGGCAGCTCTACGGCCTGCGTGACACCCGTAGCGTGCGGGACACGCTGCTGGAGAACACCTCGGGCGCCTGCGTGGAGTTCAAGTGCAGCGGGATGCTCTTCGACCAGAGCCTGGTGGATCGCACCTTGGTCTCCATCGTCCCCCAAGGCAGCTGCCGCCGCACGGCCGTCAACAGCCTCCTCCGGGACTACCTGAGCCGTCACCCGCCCGCAGCAGAGAACAACCACACGGCCGCCTTCTCCATGCTGGCACCGGTCGACCCGCTGGGTCACAACTACGGCATCTACACGGTGACGGACCAGAACCCGCGGCTGGCCAAGGAGATCGCCATCGGCCGTTGCTTTGACGGCACCTCCGACGGCTTCTCGCGGGAGATGAAGGCGGATGTGGGGACGGCCGTCACCTTCACCTGCCaggagcggccggcggggcgggagaGCTTCTTCCAGCGCCTGCTGACGGCCCCGGCCGAGGCGCTGGACGAGATTCGGCGGGAGATGGGGGCCCGTGAGATGCGCCGGGCTCCCCCCGAGGTGCTGGACTTTGCCTCCGGCGCCCGAGCCCCGGGCCCCACGGCCACTCGCCGGACCCCCAGCAGCCGGCGGAGGATGGGCCAGATGCGGGGGCAGCCGTGA